The Deinobacterium chartae DNA window GGGATTCAGGTGGCGCTGGATCACCACCGGGCCTCTGGGTCGGTCACGGCGCAGCACGTCGTCCACCCGCCGGGAAACCGCGCCGCGCAGCGAGGCGTCCAGCGTTCCGGTCAAGGTGTTGCGCACCGCGAAAAACAGTGCCAGGAAGGTGGCGATGATCATGGCGCCCGAGAGCACGCAGGCCAGCAGGGCAAGGCGCCAGCGAACGCTCATGCGCTCCCCGCGCTGCCCAGACGGTATCCTGCGCCGCGCACGGTCTCCACGACCCCTTCGCCCAATTTGCGCCGCACGCTGGCCACGTAAACATCCACGATCTTGGGCTCGACCAGTCGGTCGCCGGCCCACAGGCGATCGATCAGGCCCTGGCGGGTGAAGGTGCGGCCCGGGTTGAGGGCCAGGCACTCGAGCAGCGCGTACTCGCGCGGCGTCAGGCGCACCCGGGAGCCGTTCAGGCTGACCTCGTGCGAGCTGACGTCGACCTCGAGGTCACCGGGCAGGCGCAGCAGGTTGTCGGCGTGGCCGCCCGCGCGGCGTACCAGGGCCTGCAACCGGGCGCGCAGCTCACGAAAGTCAAAAGGTTTGGTGAGGTAGTCGTCTCCGCCCGACTGCAGGCCGGCCACCTTGGAGTCGATGTCGTCCCGGGCGGTCAGGAACAGGATCGGCGTGCGCTTGCCTGCTGCGCGCCACTCGCGTGCGAGAACAAAGCCGTCGTCGCTGCTCTCGCCGAGCATGACGTCTAAAATGACCGCGTCGTAAGGGTACAGCTCGCTGAGTGCCCGGGCTTCGGCCATGTCCGGCGCGTGGTCCACGATCAGGCTGTCCTCGCTCAG harbors:
- a CDS encoding response regulator transcription factor, which codes for MRILLVEDDPRLSRVVLEGLSEDSLIVDHAPDMAEARALSELYPYDAVILDVMLGESSDDGFVLAREWRAAGKRTPILFLTARDDIDSKVAGLQSGGDDYLTKPFDFRELRARLQALVRRAGGHADNLLRLPGDLEVDVSSHEVSLNGSRVRLTPREYALLECLALNPGRTFTRQGLIDRLWAGDRLVEPKIVDVYVASVRRKLGEGVVETVRGAGYRLGSAGSA